One region of Chryseobacterium muglaense genomic DNA includes:
- a CDS encoding IS5 family transposase, whose amino-acid sequence MLGKIKPDLQQNLFKTRLTELINMEHPLVKLAHEISWEKMAQEFAKLFSEQGRPSVAIRKIAGMLLLKEMFKESDETVVERWIENAYWQYFTGEDFFQTQQPFDPSNFVHFRKRIGEKGLEFLLGQSVSLHPKAKTEDEVQIDTTVQEKNITFPTDSKLAKKVIDNCVKIAEKEGVIQRQSYKRVSKQLLRDAYFGHHPRRQKKAKMARKKLRTIGKRVLRELERKLPSTILKDYEEVFKIYLKALTQERNTKDKIYSLHESQVACIAKGKSGKAYEFGTKVAVVRGRKTGIISSIKRFSGNPHDSKTLEESLAQSERVRKSVGGTRPKKASTDRGFRGIKVVEGTVILLPTKKEKTRYEQQVARLRFRARAAIEPCISHLKRNHSLGLNFLKGVAGDINNALLAGIGYNLKMRLNQIKEQITLWLEILLRTFLCKYNFQNEN is encoded by the coding sequence ATGTTAGGTAAAATAAAACCAGATTTACAGCAAAATTTATTCAAGACCAGACTTACGGAACTCATTAATATGGAGCATCCGTTGGTAAAATTGGCTCACGAAATCTCTTGGGAGAAAATGGCGCAAGAATTTGCAAAACTGTTTTCCGAACAAGGAAGACCCTCGGTTGCAATTCGTAAAATAGCAGGAATGCTTCTGTTGAAAGAGATGTTTAAAGAAAGTGACGAAACGGTTGTAGAAAGATGGATTGAGAATGCGTATTGGCAATATTTTACGGGCGAAGATTTTTTTCAGACCCAGCAGCCTTTTGATCCGAGTAATTTTGTACACTTTAGAAAGAGAATTGGCGAGAAGGGGTTAGAATTCCTTTTAGGACAAAGCGTTTCTCTTCATCCAAAAGCCAAAACAGAAGATGAAGTTCAGATTGATACCACGGTTCAAGAGAAGAATATTACGTTTCCTACGGATTCAAAACTGGCAAAAAAAGTAATAGACAATTGCGTAAAAATAGCTGAAAAAGAAGGGGTAATTCAAAGACAAAGCTATAAAAGAGTAAGCAAACAATTGTTGCGAGATGCTTATTTTGGGCACCATCCGAGAAGACAGAAGAAGGCAAAAATGGCAAGAAAGAAGCTCAGAACGATTGGGAAAAGAGTGCTTCGGGAATTGGAAAGAAAACTTCCTTCAACTATTTTGAAAGACTATGAAGAAGTTTTTAAAATTTACCTCAAAGCACTCACTCAAGAACGCAACACGAAAGATAAAATTTACAGCTTGCACGAATCACAGGTTGCCTGTATTGCGAAAGGGAAATCGGGAAAGGCATACGAGTTTGGGACAAAAGTGGCGGTAGTTCGAGGAAGGAAAACAGGCATCATCAGTTCTATAAAAAGATTTTCAGGCAATCCTCACGATAGCAAAACATTGGAAGAATCATTAGCACAAAGTGAGCGAGTAAGAAAATCCGTTGGAGGAACAAGGCCTAAGAAAGCGAGTACAGACCGAGGATTTAGAGGAATAAAAGTAGTAGAAGGGACGGTAATTTTGCTTCCCACAAAAAAAGAAAAAACAAGATATGAGCAACAAGTTGCAAGATTGAGATTCCGAGCAAGAGCAGCGATAGAGCCTTGTATCTCACATCTAAAAAGAAACCACTCCTTAGGATTAAACTTCCTTAAAGGAGTAGCTGGAGATATCAATAATGCCTTATTAGCTGGAATTGGATACAATCTGAAGATGAGATTGAACCAAATTAAAGAGCAAATCACTCTTTGGCTCGAAATTCTTCTCCGAACTTTTTTATGCAAGTATAATTTTCAAAATGAAAACTAG